Part of the Anopheles coluzzii chromosome 3, AcolN3, whole genome shotgun sequence genome is shown below.
TCGTGAAGGATTTTTCGTGGAAAAATCACTCCAAAAAAAGCTCGGGAGCGAGAAGTTGCTCAGAAGTTTTAAGCACTTGAATCATCGAAATGCTCGCCGAGGTGGAGGTACGGCTCGAAGTTAGGACCGGAGAGGAACCGGGCAGGGGAAGTGAAATGCTTTTAAATGGAAAAAGAAGTTAATCGTTGCTGGAAGTCAGGGGCAAAATTTAGATCCGAGCGTTGAATCAGAAATGAATCCTCGCGCATTAATCccaccttttttgttgtcgttgctggAGAGCGGAAAGGTGAAGTTTCGGTAGAAAAGGGCGGATTGGATGGATTtgttaaaaagcaaaaaaaaaaaaaatccgaaacTCCCAATCGGCTGAGAGCAGGCAACCAGGCAACCGTGGATGGAAAATTCGATTTCATCTTAGCTGTTTCACACCACCGGTCACCCGGTAAACTTGCAACCTCTCACCAAGACCTCCTGAACGCGGTAGCATATCGCGTTAACGATAACGACTTCAGTCACACGTTATCGAACCCTCGAGTCGTTCTGGGCGGTACGTGTTGGTTCGCTACCGTGCCGGTTGTCACTTCAGCAGCATAGGTGTAATTTGATTTCCACAGCACTCGAAAGGTCTTGGCATAAATTGTGTTAGCAGTGTTAGGGTATCGCTTCGCAGTTGCAGTTTTTACTTTGGTGTGCGCTGAATAAATAATTCCAACGTGTGTATGTAATACGGAGTGAGATATTGGAAGGTGGTCTTGGAGAAGTTATTTGTGATGGGAGTACGTGTTTGACTGAAGTCCGAAACTGAGACTTCAATAGAATTTTTTGTATCATTGCGTGTATTTTCCATGAATTTCGTGAAGGAACTATTATTGTTAGATTGAAGTTTTGTAACTACAAATATCGTTTATGACAAATATTTCTCCGTCTTATGTTTACAGAATACCCATCTATAGCTCTGGATCTTCATTAATCTTCAAAATGACTCTCATCTTGTCTTGGATCTTCATACTTGGACTGATTGTTCCGGATCTATCGTCAAGCTTGCTGCACTGTCCTCATCGCTGCCATTGCGATGATGAAAAGTTGGACGTCAACTGTGAGGAAGGCCATCTGGATGTACTACCCATCGCGCTGAACCCTTCCATCCAGCGGTTGGTGATCAAGAACAACAAGATACGAATAATTGACTCGTCGATACAGTTCTACTCCGAGCTGACGCTGCTCGATCTCAGCTTCAACTATCTGTTCAACATTCCCGACCGTACGTTCGGCCACCAGCGGAAGCTACAGCAGTTGCATCTGAATCACAACAAGATCAGCACTATCTCGAACCGCACGTTTGTTGGGCTGGGTGAGCTGCTGGTCCTAAACCTGCGCGGTAATCTGATCGATCAGATCGACGCCCTAACCTTTACACCGCTTGCCAAGCTGGAGGAGTTGAATCTCGGTCAGAACAGGATCGCGAgtgtcggtttgtcggtgagTTCGTTTGTGGGAATCGGTGATCTGAAGATTCTGTTGCTGGATGACAATCTGCTGAGTGTGATCCCTTCGGCGGAGACCTTCAAACCGATCGACAAGCTGGCAGAGCTGTACATTGGCACCAACTCGCTGGTGGCCATCGAGGATGGTGCGTTTCAAGTGCTCTCGGAGCTGACACTGTTGGACCTGCGAAGCAGTCTACTGCCGAACGTATCGGAAGGCACATTTGCTGGGATAGAGAACCTGAAGACACTCAACCTTGCCGATAATCGGTTCGTGCGCGTTCCTTCGTCCACACTTGCGGTGTTGCGTCGCCTAGAGGAGTTGGCCATTGGGCAGAACCACTTTGAGACGGTGCCGGCCCATGCATTCCGTGGTCTTCCGAATCTGAAGCGCTTCGAGCTGAAGGGCTCACTGTACTTGCGCCGGATCGAGCGTGCCGCTTTCCAGACAAACACAAACCTTGAATCGATTGTGATTGAATCGAACAAAGCGCTCACCGTGCTGGAGGAGGCCACCTTTGCCGGGTTGCTCTACCTGAAGCATCTCAGCCTGCGCAACAATGGGCTGGAGCGGCTCGACGAAGGGATGCTTTCGTGGAACAGTTTGCGCACGGTCGACATCTCGGACAATCCGATCAACTGCGACTGTTACTACTCGAAGCTGCTGCAGCGGTTACAGTCGGCAGCGCGGGTCAGCTACAATGCTACTGGGTGTCCCCACCATCTGCCCGACCAGTGGGAGTGTGAGTACGCGCTggagaagaacaaaaacctGATCTCCGTGGTGGTCCCGTTGGTGGCGATCGTTACTGCGATTGCGCTGGCATTCTATCGCTTCCGGGGCCTGTTGCGGGAGTACGTGAAGAATGGGTGCAAAAGCAAGGCGGCAGCTAGTGTAACGCCGGCCGGTCCGCCCGGACTGCCGGTGCTTCCACCGGTCGGGCGTACGGAGCTATCGACGGTGGTGGACTACGATAAACCGCTCACCGACGACGACTACGTTATACGGACGGGCAATCTGTACCATGGCGGTGCAGGGCAGCCGATGCTGAACGGGGGCTACCCGCTGTACCTGCAGCAGAACCCAAGCGTCTACTACAACAAGCCACTACCGATTACGGAGTTATAGTATTGAAGGTTGGAGGAATGCGACGCTAGCGTGTAAGTTGGTTCTCGCTTTCGGAATCTAACTGACTACTTTAAGATAAGGTTCTACGTGcaggtttaatttatttaagttTGGAGAGTTACAAGTcttttgtttgatgtgttaAGCAAGCAGTCCACATTATATTACCATACAATTACATTCCAAAAGAATTGCGCACCTTTCGCAAAACATTCCAGCATGAGACGTTCGGTGCGCAGGCGGATCTGATTTAGCTTCTAAGTTGATTGTGAtgattttcccccttttcttcAAATAATCATGTATATTTACAATAAGGTTTGCTGTATGATATAATGCTTGAGATACTCTTTTTTGAtaacaaaacactcttacacaTGTCGATACGTGATGTACAATATTGTCTATGATCGAGAGATCTGTTTTAGTCGAGAGTTGTTTTTCCATCGAGTAATCTGTAAAATTAAGTGTATTAGTATAGTTTAACATCTCTTGAACTTTGAACAACTTCGAACATCAAAAGGTCTTGTTGCCTTGACTGGAGGATAAAAGCGAGGGCCATCAGTACTTTGAGACTAACTAGACGAACTGGCTTACTGATGGAGGAGGGTAGAGAATAATCGATAGTATTTCCTCTACTACTAAGCATCACTATCTGTAATGTACGCCAACGAAAATTAACTTCccataatataaaaaatgaaaaccagCACAGCAATAATGAAACGGTTCAAAACAAGTCTCCTTTACGGTAGGAAGGACAATAGGGCATACAGTTTAGCTCTACAAAACTTAGAACTGAATGTCAGATAACAAATTACAAACGAAATAACGCCATACACATTATCACTGCATCTGCACTACATCTCATTGCATCTCTATCCTGTGCGCTCTTGAAGCACTTAATATTCTTAGcgtcaaataaataaagcataaaTCCACATACACAAGATACAAAGCAAAAAGATGTGAAAACAAACCCGGACTAAACTTTGAACTCGCCTAGCCTTCCCTCTAAGCTCCGAATTTCAATTTGATCAAAGttaattgcttttttgtttcgctcagCAAGAAGAGAAGAAGTAGAATCCTCGAAAATAGTTGCAACTTTTTGGCGCCGTATCATTTCCACCTGGAACATTGCGCACTCACCAGCACATACGGGCCCAGGGACACACGGTACGTGCGGTCATCCCGTTTGCCGTGTAGGGTAATTGTAATTATAATGTGTTGAAGTGTAACGAGCAAAGCAGCAGCGAAGTGAACCTACCCAaggaaccaacaaaaaaaagggccaAAAAAGGTTAGTGCAAACAGGTCCTTGCCGTTGTTGTATTTCCTTGCGCGCTGCGTACGCCGGATACACGTAGATAAAGTGGTTGGAATTTAATCCCGTTTTTGTGCACTAATCCGTGAAGGAAaggtgtagtagtagtagtaccaTGGAATGGCGAAAGAAAATTGAAAGTAGAGGTACCCTTTCCCGAACAGGGGGCTCTCATCGTCCATATCCCCCACAGCTACAGTGCCAGACTAACCACAATCctggcgttttgtttttgcatttccatttccacaaTTTCAACACCAAAAGCCAGAAGCGTCGGTCCGTGAGGGGCCGATGTAACTGCACGGTGGCTGAGTTAGGAATGCGGAAAAAGTTCCACATTTGCCATGATTATCCGATGCCGTTTCACGTGCCGGAGAACGAAGAACGGGTCGTTGGTGCGGTCCTCTGGTCCGTCCATAACAGACGTTCCTGTGTTTTTCAGAGCACTTCAGCCAGAGCGTGAGTGGATTGGAGGGTTGGACGGCtaaccgtttgtttttttttgttggttgaatTTCTGCTACGGCTCCCACGGAAAGCCATTGTCGGAGGTGATGATGGGGAAGCTGATGATGGTGGgctaaaaattaaaacaaacgattTGCGAGCGACTCTCGCTTGCTCACCTTGCATACTGGGGCGGCAGGCGGCCCTGGCTCGAGTGTTCTTATCAGTGTACACGCCGTCTGTGGATGGTTTGTGGAAAATTAAAGAGCAACCTTCATCCTGCCTGTGTAAAACTCTCCAACTGTTTCGCCTCTGTACGTCTGTGTTTGCTTTAAGCAATTTTCACATTGTTTGGGCAGAGCGTGTGTTCTCTGGTGGTGGACCAACTTtggccccacacacacacacacacacacacacacacacacacacatacacaacacaaaTAATGAGCAGAAATTTGGCAACGTACCACAGCGTGCAGACCACATCGAGCATCGAGCTACCGTCGGGCACATTTTGCATTCTCCAAATTCATAACCTGGCAGGAGGTTTTGTGGGGAGCTTTTCCGGGATAGGGGCAGGGACCGGGACTTTTACTTTCAATTCTCTGCACAAACGCTCGCATACCGCGTCTGCTGCTATGTCGGAATGTACGAATGTTTGTCCAAAGCCTGGTAAACTGGACCGAGACTTTtgggggattttttgttgttgtggtgtgtgttttcgaGGGGAAAAGGTATGACGCGGtccttttttggaaaatggcTATACAAATTATGGATTTCCacattcattgtttttttttttttgctgatagGGTCTTGGTGGGCTGAGCTGTAATTGTGGTGGCAAAGTCGGTGGGGAAGCAAAAaggataataaaacaaatggaGCAGCACCACGTGTACGTGGTGGAGTCTCGAGTGGATTGGTCTGGACGGGCGCTCTGTGTTGTGGATGTTCCATTTGCGCTCTCCCCGCATAGCTCACGTTACATGAATCTGTAATTACCGTTGGCAGACTGCCccagagcgtgtgtgtgtgtgtgtgcggcgcgAAAGTCTGTATCCTTAGCTAAGGTGGCGGGATTGGTCTGGTCGATTACCTCCTTTGCCTGCGATGGTTTGGTGGCCACCTGTGCACAAAGGTGTGCACTCGAGGATCGACGGAATGTATGTATGTACGGGCCCGACACGTGCGCGAATGTTTTTGCGTGATGTATCGTGTACTTTGAATTCCCATAACACCAGAGCGCTTTTTCGGAGGAGCCTGCAAGAGTGAGAAATTctacacacaagcacatacacacggagATACATTTCACTGGCATCTCTGGCAATGGTTATGAATGGTACGCGGTCCGGTGGCCCTTTCTGGTTCAACGCTCGCAGGAAAATTCGCCGAGACGAGACGGCGGCTTTCTGGGGAAAACTGGCACACCGTGATCATTACTGGTCTCTGGCGGGCAGGAAGCTGTTGGCGAGAAGATAAACATTAACAGCAcattgaacacacacacacactcagcgGTTTTGGTTGGAAGTTGTTAGATcgcttttccccccttttggTTGAACCGCTTTGCTGGCGAAGAGCTTCACGCGTTTTTGTTTCACGCTCCCTTGTGAAGGGATTGTGGATACTAAAGCTTTTCGATGTACGGACAAAGCATACGCCGAGCCGGTGTCTACCTGTACGTTGGAACGCTCGTAGTGGAAGAATTTAACTTTGATCGTGCTGGGTGAAATGATGCCGCCACCACAAGCGGGTCTGGGAAGTAGAAAAAGGGAGTTATttgttgtgggtttttttgtgtgtgtcgttaTTCTGGTTCTGGTTTCAGCCGTTTGAAACGTTAATAATGGGCGTGCTGAAACTTGGCGACTGGCAGGATGCCACTTGTACGCCGGCGATTTTTGTGCATTGTTCGCTAGAATGAACTCCGCCAACGATGAAAAGTGTCTCGTTTGCAAATGGATGGAAATTACCGGCCAAAGAGTAAGATTTGGATGAGGTTGTTAGAATGCATAGAATTGAACTATTGGAGAAACTAATCTAAGTATTGATTGTGCTCGATCTTGAATTCATTTGAGTAAACAGTTATTATTCAAGGAAACATTTTAAGTTCTTTACGTAGAGTTTGAAGAACTCTGTTCTAATATGGGGCAAAATATAGCAGATTGTAATGtgtttttataaacaaacttTTTACTGAATTTGAAGTCATCTCGGCAGAACAATGACTGATAAGCATCacataaaatacaaagaaTGATCAGACATTTAAGTCATCTCTATCATTTACTGCATGATTAGGACTTACAGAGGCTATATGAAGTATCTGTTACAAAAGTTTGAGCTCTTTACAAATACTTTCAAATATAGTTTGTATTTGTGAACATCACAAAAGAGTCGCTTTTGAATCATTAGATATCAATCTCCAATGTCTGTTTCCTACTCTGGTTCGACACAATGACACTAGCCAAATTAAAAAGGCTTTTAGCAACATTATCTACAAGTGCCATGTTCTGTTCTGTGCCAAGAATGCATGTTTTACTGTCAACGACGTAGCGAGACAACTACCTTAAGCCATCACAACTGTGTTCTGTCTTAGGTTACAAAAGATTGAAGCCTTCGCGTGgattcaaattcaaactaATAGAAATCTATTGAATGACTCAAGAGTCGAGTTTTGAACCTCATCAAAAGGCTTCTTCACAGAAAGTTAGTTCAGATTATTGTTCATGAACGCTTACGATATAGTCGTGAGTATCAAATTCAGCTCAATTACGATTCAACTTACTGACATTGAATATTTGATGCAAATGATACAACAGAGCAACACAAAGCAAAGCGTCCATGTCTGACATCACACAAGAGCAAATGTTCTGTCCATCCGCCGTCTAATGCGCAAGGATCATGAGGCGATAATTTAGTCAAGCGAAATTGTGTTTTCAAATGAGCTGTTAAACAAATTACGCTTCCAACACTAACCGGCGGAGAGGAGTGTGTGATATGTAAATTGGAAAAAATGCCTCCCAGCATCGATCCACACtcacgagtgtgtgtgtgtgcggctgggGATGTAATGTAATAAACTCATCGAATACTTTCACTGGCACTTTTTCCTTGTTCCAACCATGTGGCTGGGTGGAGGTGTAGAGaaattgttgaaatgtttCCTATCACTTACCACACACGCTGGTTGGGCATGTGCTCGCGAACTCACTCGAGGCTGTAAGTGAAACGGACGAGTTTTTCGTAATTTTTACCGCAAGCTCAACACGTCCCGGCGCGGGTCTTGCTGCTGTCACCTGCTGTTGTCGTAATCATGCTCGACTGCTTCCGGAGATCCTAgagaccgagagagagagagggagcgagaTACTCCAACGTGAGTAGCTGTagtcaaaatgtttgattAGATTAACAGGTAATTGAGTGCAGCTGGGtggagtttgtgtgtgctggttgTGTAGCAGCCACCCCGGTTTGGCTTGTCAAATTGCTTGAGAAAGAGCGAACATATTTGTGACAGGATAGAACGCAAAATCAACCAATCGGTAGGGTAGCAGGGGCTAGGTTTACACCGGTAAAAAGTTTTCAGCAATAGGAAAACTTCGAAGAGACCGATCCCTTTTTCCTTCCGGTGAGGCGGTTGGGGATGGATAAAAAGTTTTACTCGgcggattttttgttgttacacGATCcctcttttgttttgaaaattctCGTAGATAGCTTATTGCTCCATCGCTATCCATTTCTACGCAATGGCATATGAGCTGTGAGCGAAACACAGGGCACGGCCTATTCGCTTACTACTTGGAAGGGTGGAATTATTTCCATGGAAAAGCTTCGAGAAAGGTTCTGAAGAAAatggcaaacacaaaaaacaactgcTACCACATTACTTTACAGCCCACGTCCTAATCAGCTAATCGGTCGGCATGGAATGATGAGAGCCGGCGCACAAATTAGCGGAAGTgaatattttgataaaatcaTCCGCGCGGCGTCTGTATGGCAGGAGAAAACCCCCGCTGTCGCCCGGTACATATTTGCGTACGGAGACGTACGATGGTTTGGGGGAATGTTCCAGTGCCATGCGAAGGTATTTTCCTTCACGAAACAGACAAGgtagacacagagagagagagaaagcagaGCAAACAGTTAAGAGAGTGTAGTAATTAGGATAAATTATGTAAATGTGGATAAACTCGGGGCTCaagttattattttatttatcttatcCGTACTCCCGACCGCATCGAATTAGTCGCCCATCAATGGGGCACGGGCCCATGGACGGATGCTAAAAACGGAGGGTTGGAGAGGGAGGTTGGATTCAGCGGGCGAAAGTGGCTAGCCGGGCTTTATCATTTGGCTGCCATTAGGCCGCCAGAAGGGAAGAGCAGAGTTGAAGGGATGATCCATCCttgaaaagaaagtaaaagtgATGAATATTCATAAGCTCCCGCGTCTTTGGTTCTGCACTCTCTCCGGCTAACGGTAGCAGGGATGCCATGAAAGGTTATCTTTTAGTCCGGAAAGGTGTTTCTTAGCTGGTGAAAACTGTTTCGTTGATTCAAGTTTTCCAAAGTTCCAACGAGGTAGAAGCGCCGGCTCGAATGGGCGGAAACAGTTGTGTTGCGTTTGTGTTTTAATCTGCTTTAAACTGAAATAAAGGAGCCAACTGTTTGGGAACGCGAACGCGAAGCAAGAAGTGTAATTAAATAAAGATATAAACATAGCAAGAAAAGTAATAACCTTAACAAAGCAAACATTAAACTCATcaatacaaatacaaaaaagactTGAAACTGTGGGCTGAACTGGAAAGGATGTACAGTGAACTGAAGCAAATAGTACTGAACGGAGAAAGAGTAAAGAGGCAAGAAGAAcgttttgtaaaaaaagagaacgaaaAAGATACATTAAACTAACAAATAAAGCTTCCCGAAAGCGTTGattggaaaaatatgaaaagtcAAACCTTGTGGTAGGGTAGAGTCAAATAGTGTAGTGGAAGTTTAAGAAAGCATTTTTAGTTTAAGATAAAATAGCATAAAAGAAAGTAAATCACCAATGAATATGTTAACCAAAGTGGTAACAAAGgggaataaaacaaacactaaCATAATGCCAGTACGAAAGGTGACTTGTCGCCAAATAGCCAAATAAACGTAAgaatcgaaacgaaacaaaacaaaaacatcagcAAAAATATCAATATATCAGACAACACAATTGATAAGCGGTataagtgtgcgtgtgcgtgtgcgtgtgagtgtgaaaACGAAAGTAAACGGAACCGACCCGAACCTGGAATACAATCTTGTACGCAGTTGCAGTTTATAAGGCGTATAAAAAAGTGACTAACAAAATTGTAATAATCGTAGCGATAGGAGGTGTAAGTGCTAGCAATAAAATTGATAATATcatgtttgaaattgaaagtTATGAttatttctttgcttttttgcttgctttttttcctATACCTCCCATCTCAAACCGTATCCGAAACGAATAGTCCGGCAGGACGCGGGCAGGACATCTTTAAAACAAGCTCAATTTATCCCTTAATGAGGTTTATTACTTTCGGAAAATGGGGaagaaataatacaaaaaaacacagagcGGAGCAGTTTGCCGGCTCATTGCCTAATAATTGAAAATACTGCCCCGTGCTGATTGAGTTTTGGGGTGAAAAGTTTCATTACGCTTTTAAATTTTAGTGAAGCATTAGATTGGGTGCTTGCGTCGCCCATTTTGGTGTGCTGTGAGCTGATTTGCTTTAACCAGCACTTAACACGAATAGTAGCAGCGTTTTTCGCAAGAAAAGGCTCATCGGAACCTTTTTCCTCCGTCGTACATAAAGATCTTATTATTTTGGAAAACAATCCCGGACGAGCTTCGAGCTGATAGGCCCCGAAAGGTtcgcgaggaggaggacgaacCAAAGATGGTTGGCGGAAATGGCGTGACTTACATTGGCTGGTCGTTAGGGAAACTTTTCACCGAGCTGGAGGCACACAGCCTTCTAAGGTTCTAAGTTTTCTTGGAACATTGAATCGTGCGCTTCTGAGAAACGTTCGTCCCCCTCGCGGGAAAACGAAAGAATGTCAAGAGCAGTGAGTGCGTCAACGGGAAAAATGAAACTTACACCCGCCGAAGAAGGCAAGCTACGCGCTCTGGCTTTAGCCTTCTGGAACCTTcatgagaagaaaaacaaacgatagCTCATCAGCCATCAGCCTGTTCGTTGTTTGATACAATCCACTGTACGGGGAAATCTTCTCTCTGACATTGATTAATTTTGGGTACACGCATCACTTCAGCGGTGATGGTGCCGCTGCTTTTTTATCGTGCTCGATCAAATTTTGTGCGCCCAGGAATCGTGGCAAACAGGGCGATAAAAGTGAGCCTTCGTGTTTAGACAAAACGAAAGGAGGAGGGCTGGGCTGACTTTTCGCAGGAACGACACTTCTAATCCCTATATCGATACCGGTGTCAATTGGGCGATTGAAACGAACACAAActaaagtaaaagaaaaaaaaaaacacgaaacaagCAACGCAACGTTCGTGGCAGGATTCAGGCTTTTTGCATACCATTGCGCGGATTAAT
Proteins encoded:
- the LOC120957660 gene encoding insulin-like growth factor-binding protein complex acid labile subunit; protein product: MTLILSWIFILGLIVPDLSSSLLHCPHRCHCDDEKLDVNCEEGHLDVLPIALNPSIQRLVIKNNKIRIIDSSIQFYSELTLLDLSFNYLFNIPDRTFGHQRKLQQLHLNHNKISTISNRTFVGLGELLVLNLRGNLIDQIDALTFTPLAKLEELNLGQNRIASVGLSVSSFVGIGDLKILLLDDNLLSVIPSAETFKPIDKLAELYIGTNSLVAIEDGAFQVLSELTLLDLRSSLLPNVSEGTFAGIENLKTLNLADNRFVRVPSSTLAVLRRLEELAIGQNHFETVPAHAFRGLPNLKRFELKGSLYLRRIERAAFQTNTNLESIVIESNKALTVLEEATFAGLLYLKHLSLRNNGLERLDEGMLSWNSLRTVDISDNPINCDCYYSKLLQRLQSAARVSYNATGCPHHLPDQWECEYALEKNKNLISVVVPLVAIVTAIALAFYRFRGLLREYVKNGCKSKAAASVTPAGPPGLPVLPPVGRTELSTVVDYDKPLTDDDYVIRTGNLYHGGAGQPMLNGGYPLYLQQNPSVYYNKPLPITEL